A region of Saimiri boliviensis isolate mSaiBol1 chromosome 10, mSaiBol1.pri, whole genome shotgun sequence DNA encodes the following proteins:
- the ASZ1 gene encoding ankyrin repeat, SAM and basic leucine zipper domain-containing protein 1 isoform X3 yields MLQTKDGKLPSEIAKRNKHHEIFNLLSFTLNPLEGKLQQLTKEETICKILTTDSDRENDHIFSSYAEFGDLEVFLHGLGLEHMTDLLKERDITLRQLLTMREDEFTKNGFASKDQQKILAALKELEVEEIQFGELSEEAKLEISGDEFLNFLLKLNKQCGHLITAVQNIITELPVNSQKIALEWASPQNFTSVCEELVNNVEDLSEEVCNLKDLIQKLQNERENDPTHIPLREEVSTWNSRILKRTAITVCGFGFLLFICKITFQRK; encoded by the exons ATGCTACAAACCAAAGATGGAAAGCTGCCCAGTGAGattgcaaaaagaaacaaacatcatGAG ATCTTCAACttactttcttttactttaaatccATTGGAAGGAAAACTTCAACAGCTAACTAAGGAAGAaactatttgtaaaatattaacaaCAGATTCTGATAGAGAAAATGACCACATTTTTAG TTCATATGCAGAATTTGGAGATCTGGAAGTATTTTTACATGGTCTTGGACTTGAACATATGACAGATTTATTAAAG gAAAGGGATATAACTTTAAGACAGCTTTTGACCATGAGGGAAGATGAATTTACAAAA AATGGATTTGCCAGTAAAGACCAGCAGAAAATTCTAGCTGCTCTTAAAGAACTAGAGGTAGAAGAGATACAGTTTGGAGAGTTGTCTGAAGAGGCAAAGCTGGAAATCAG cGGTGATGAGTTCCTGAACTTTCTTCTCAAATTAAACAAACAGTGTGGCCATTTAATAACAGCTGTACAGAATATTATTACTGAGTTACCTGTAAATTCTCAAAAG ataGCACTGGAATGGGCTTCTCCCCAGAATTTTACTTCAGTTTGTGAAGAACTGGTTAATAATGTTGAAGATTTGAGTGAAGAGGTCTGCAACCTAAAAGACTTAATTCAGAAg TTGCAAAATGAACGGGAAAATGATCCAACTCATATACCATTAAGGGAAGAAGTATCTACATGGAATAGTAGAATTTTGAAGAGGACAGCTATTACAGTATGCGGATTcggttttcttcttttcatttgcaAGATAACTTTCCAGAGAAAATAA